The following coding sequences lie in one Rutidosis leptorrhynchoides isolate AG116_Rl617_1_P2 chromosome 6, CSIRO_AGI_Rlap_v1, whole genome shotgun sequence genomic window:
- the LOC139854347 gene encoding uncharacterized protein: MATSKYIIQVSEIDGRKVNFTIKIKAVRLLQKLGYGYDEGKPTLELIVSDEEGAKIVINIRNFLKAKFDNLIREWGLFCISNATVVDSPLQFRTKHIQHEYKLMFTKKTTVVPFPPTEWRGTNGFSFIHFDVLRSRGLKVGVSADVLRC; the protein is encoded by the exons ATGGCCACATCCAAGTACATAAttcaggtttcagagattgacggaCGGAAAGTTAATTTTACCATAAAAATTAAAGCCGTTCGTCTCCTTCAAAAGCTAGGATATGGTTACGATGAAGGCAAGCCCACTTTGGAGCTAATCGTCTCGGATGAGGAG GGCGCTAAGATTGTAATCAACATCCGTAACTTCCTTAAGGCCAAATTTGATAACCTCATTAGGGAATGGGGCTTATTTTGTATTTCTAATGCTACTGTAGTTGATAGTCCGCTACAATTCCGGACCAAACATATCCAACATGAGTACAAACTCATGTTTACTAAGAAAACAACTGTTGTGCCATTCCCACCAACCGAATGGAGAGGAACTAATGGTTTTAGTTTCATCCATTTCGATGTTTTGAGATCTAGAGGCCTTAAAGTTGGAGTTTCAGCAG ATGttttgagatgttaa